From a region of the Natranaerovirga pectinivora genome:
- a CDS encoding S-layer homology domain-containing protein: MVLHNYSFKATNNQIQLILELDNSLYEFANEFNKLKPDKESIQVLIKKINKLYPNIKFTAINIMIGSLLVASIPIYSQQAQSTNLPIVNEVKQETNRFNMTYLYFGSMTTQYNSVTKAKDTLQVISPSYFDIDKNGKLMLNHNQLNTNFINAMKAHNIRVVPFLSNHFDRVAGQLALQDYIGLANELAYYIEFYNLDGINVDIENINHTEKNQFTNFIKYLREIVPEHKEVSVAVPANPKGWTLGWHGAYDYTALAEYADYLMIMAYDEHYFSSKPGPVASYSFVEDSIKYALKYAPKEKIVLGLPFYGRYWLNGGATGGHGLHLTQVERLKDLYPHKVYYDHHFKSPMVEITVRQTDPVTNIHGRPLAPGTYTIWYENDDSIKSKLSLVQKYDLKGTGSWSLGQENNHIWSFYNLWLNGTYFSDIDTTWAKDAILEIANRNWMVGLGETRFEPKSNLTRGQAATLLTNILNLQVEKNLNSNFNDINNHWAKDYINTVSKHNIMIGYDNGNFNPDQVLTREEMSMLLFRILSLDDNTVSNAVFSDVENTRWSFDAIQRLASSGVVQGYGDNTFRPAQPIKRDEMASLLFRISDEIEQLSLSD; the protein is encoded by the coding sequence ATGGTTCTGCATAATTATTCTTTTAAGGCAACGAATAATCAAATTCAGTTAATACTTGAATTAGATAATAGCCTTTATGAGTTTGCAAATGAATTTAACAAGTTAAAACCTGATAAAGAAAGCATTCAAGTTTTAATTAAAAAAATCAATAAATTGTATCCTAATATTAAATTTACAGCCATTAATATTATGATTGGTTCTTTATTGGTAGCTTCTATTCCCATTTATAGTCAACAAGCCCAAAGTACAAATCTCCCTATTGTGAATGAAGTGAAACAAGAAACAAATCGTTTTAATATGACCTATTTATACTTTGGTAGTATGACAACTCAATATAATTCAGTAACTAAGGCAAAAGATACTTTACAGGTCATCTCACCTAGTTATTTTGATATTGACAAAAATGGCAAACTGATGCTTAATCATAATCAATTGAATACAAATTTTATTAATGCCATGAAGGCCCACAATATTCGAGTTGTTCCATTTTTAAGCAATCATTTTGATCGTGTCGCTGGCCAACTGGCATTGCAAGATTATATAGGACTAGCCAATGAATTGGCCTATTATATAGAGTTTTATAATCTTGATGGTATTAATGTGGACATAGAAAACATTAATCATACTGAAAAAAATCAGTTTACTAATTTTATTAAATATTTAAGAGAGATTGTACCAGAACATAAAGAAGTTTCTGTAGCCGTCCCTGCTAATCCTAAAGGATGGACCCTTGGGTGGCACGGCGCTTATGATTATACTGCCCTTGCTGAGTATGCAGATTATTTAATGATTATGGCCTACGATGAACATTATTTTAGTTCTAAGCCTGGGCCAGTGGCAAGTTATTCTTTTGTTGAAGACTCTATAAAGTATGCATTAAAGTATGCACCTAAAGAAAAGATTGTATTAGGTCTTCCGTTTTACGGAAGATATTGGCTAAATGGCGGTGCTACTGGTGGTCATGGCCTTCATTTAACACAGGTAGAAAGATTAAAGGACTTGTATCCTCATAAAGTTTATTATGATCATCACTTTAAGTCTCCTATGGTAGAAATCACCGTTAGGCAAACTGATCCTGTTACAAACATCCATGGCAGACCCCTAGCACCTGGCACATACACCATATGGTACGAAAATGATGATTCTATTAAAAGCAAATTATCCTTAGTACAAAAATATGACCTTAAGGGGACCGGCAGTTGGAGTTTAGGACAAGAAAATAACCATATCTGGAGTTTTTATAATTTATGGTTAAATGGCACATATTTTTCTGATATAGATACCACTTGGGCAAAAGACGCTATTTTAGAGATTGCAAATAGAAACTGGATGGTTGGTCTTGGAGAAACAAGGTTCGAGCCTAAGTCTAATCTAACTAGAGGGCAGGCTGCAACATTACTAACCAATATACTCAACCTACAAGTTGAAAAAAATCTAAATTCTAACTTTAACGATATCAATAACCATTGGGCAAAAGATTATATTAACACTGTATCTAAACATAATATAATGATTGGCTATGATAATGGCAATTTCAATCCAGACCAAGTGTTAACAAGAGAAGAAATGTCTATGTTACTCTTCAGAATACTAAGTTTAGATGATAATACGGTCTCAAATGCTGTTTTTTCAGATGTAGAAAATACTAGATGGTCTTTTGACGCCATACAAAGATTAGCCTCTAGTGGTGTTGTTCAAGGCTATGGAGATAATACCTTTAGACCTGCCCAACCTATAAAAAGAGATGAAATGGCTTCACTTTTATTTAGAATCTCTGATGAAATAGAGCAATTGTCTTTAAGTGATTAA
- the nusA gene encoding transcription termination factor NusA, whose protein sequence is MNAEFIEALDQIEKDKGICKDVLIEAIETSLVTACKNHYGSAHNIKVEIDREHGDISVYAEKTVVEEVEDAQVEVNLEEAKRINQRYGYGDVVQIEITPKNFGRIAAQKAKQVVVQKIREEERKVLFNQYVGKEKDIITGIVQRYVGRNVIINLGKVDATMAETEQVPGEYYDNNERFKVYILEVKDTTKGPKILVSRTHPELVKRLFEQEVPEIHDGIVEIKSISREAGSRTKIAVHSNDSDVDSVGACVGQNGARVNVIVTELRGEKIDIVNWSENPITYIENALSPAKVVKVRVNEEEKTAKVVVPDYQLSLAIGKQGQNARLAARLTGFKIDIKSESQANEINFIEDDEE, encoded by the coding sequence ATGAATGCTGAGTTTATTGAAGCATTAGATCAAATTGAAAAAGACAAAGGGATTTGCAAAGATGTATTAATTGAAGCAATTGAAACTTCTTTGGTAACGGCATGTAAAAATCATTATGGTTCAGCACATAATATTAAAGTGGAAATTGATAGAGAACATGGGGATATTTCAGTTTATGCAGAAAAAACTGTAGTTGAAGAAGTTGAGGACGCACAAGTAGAAGTGAATTTAGAAGAAGCAAAAAGAATTAACCAAAGATACGGATATGGTGATGTGGTTCAAATTGAAATCACGCCTAAAAACTTCGGTAGAATTGCTGCACAAAAAGCAAAGCAAGTAGTTGTGCAAAAAATTAGAGAAGAAGAAAGAAAAGTATTATTCAATCAATACGTAGGAAAAGAAAAAGATATAATTACTGGTATTGTTCAAAGATATGTTGGTAGAAATGTCATTATTAATCTTGGGAAAGTAGATGCTACAATGGCAGAAACGGAACAGGTTCCTGGAGAATATTACGATAACAATGAAAGATTTAAAGTATATATCCTTGAAGTTAAAGACACAACAAAAGGACCTAAGATTCTTGTGTCAAGAACACATCCAGAGTTAGTAAAACGTCTTTTCGAGCAAGAAGTGCCTGAAATCCATGACGGTATTGTTGAAATCAAAAGCATATCTAGAGAAGCAGGTTCTAGAACAAAAATAGCCGTACATTCTAACGATTCTGATGTAGACTCAGTAGGCGCTTGTGTAGGTCAAAATGGGGCAAGGGTTAATGTAATTGTTACAGAATTAAGAGGCGAAAAGATTGATATTGTAAATTGGAGTGAAAATCCAATTACATACATTGAAAATGCTTTAAGTCCAGCTAAAGTGGTTAAAGTAAGAGTGAATGAAGAAGAAAAAACAGCAAAAGTTGTTGTCCCAGATTACCAATTGTCTCTTGCTATTGGAAAACAAGGTCAAAATGCAAGATTAGCGGCTAGATTAACTGGCTTTAAGATTGATATTAAAAGTGAATCACAAGCTAATGAAATTAATTTTATAGAAGATGATGAAGAATAA
- a CDS encoding acyl-CoA thioesterase, which produces MISESKVIVRYAETDQMGVVHHSNYPIWYEVARTDLIKKLGMTYTDIEKMGLLFPLLELKSKYIEPALYEDELIIKTSLKSFKGIKIVFEYSIYRNDGEKAINIGETIHALVTKEFKPVNVKKEFPELFKLLEDAVEKE; this is translated from the coding sequence ATGATTTCAGAAAGCAAAGTTATTGTAAGATATGCAGAAACAGATCAAATGGGTGTTGTTCACCATTCTAATTATCCTATATGGTATGAAGTTGCCAGAACAGATTTAATAAAAAAATTAGGGATGACTTATACGGATATTGAAAAAATGGGTTTACTCTTTCCTTTGTTAGAGTTAAAAAGCAAATACATAGAGCCAGCATTATATGAAGATGAATTAATCATCAAAACTTCTTTAAAAAGTTTTAAAGGCATCAAAATAGTATTTGAATACAGTATATATAGAAATGATGGAGAAAAAGCTATTAATATTGGAGAAACAATCCATGCACTTGTTACTAAAGAATTTAAACCAGTTAATGTAAAAAAAGAATTCCCAGAGTTATTTAAGTTATTAGAAGATGCTGTAGAAAAAGAATAA
- a CDS encoding PolC-type DNA polymerase III, giving the protein MNRTFNAVFSNIRLNENMDFYFGDTVVEKVALNKDKNVLRVYVLSQRLIHRNFIVEMEGILSNHLDNTNDIDFKISERYELSDQYTPNKIISLYTDSLLCELKEMSPVCYGILRKAKWQLKNNSIVIEVKNNPIVRLKEKELISFVENVYNERFGLGLNVLFVYDSVTEEEKSSYDQVKKNIELEYVQKVMAESSVREETVELVTPKEETKQSPKQKNADPDLIYGKAFEGDTIKIKEIEQEMGEVIIRGSIISFEARAIKNDKYIVAIDITDYEDSITVKVFVTTEQFEASFKDEVKVGATIKVKGIAQYDTFSKEIVVMARNMRKIPSFKVNRVDGRDLKRVELHAHTMMSDMDAVVSGKDLIKRAISWGHEAIAITDHGVVQAFPEVYKAAGDDIKVIYGVEAYIVDDLKDIVKNSKNQSLDDTYVVFDIETTGFLPGKDKVTEIGAVKINNGMIVDYYSSFVNPEQPIPPEIEKLTGISDFMVQDAPKIEEVLPGFIDFIGDSVVVAHNADFDMSFINYFASELNYNLDVTVLDTVMMARMLLPKLNRYKLNTIAKELNIKLDNHHRAVDDAKATAEIFLNFLVRLKEREIFTLDKLNEELTMTPEDIKKLPTYHGIILTQNRTGLKNLYKLISLSHIDYFKRRPRIPKSVFMENREGLLIGSACEAGELYQAILRQSPREEIISIVKFYDYLEIQPIGNNAFMVKSEKININSYDELKDIAKEIVSLGEEFNKPVVATCDVHFLDPEDEVYRRIVMAAKGFSDADDQAPLYFRTTEEMLEEFSFLGKEKAEEVVIHNTKKVAGMIEKIAPVLPDKYPPVIEGSDEELRKICYEKARSLYGEELPEPVVSRLERELNSIISNGFAVMYIISQKLVWKSLEDGYLVGSRGSVGSSFAATMAGITEVNPLAAHYICPECKFSDFDSEEVKQHSGNSGCDLPDKDCPKCGTLLVKEGHDIPFETFLGFKGNKEPDIDLNFSGEYQSKAHQYTEVLFGEGHVFRAGTIGTLAEKTAYGFVKKYYDERELQVKNAEINRLVSRCTGIRRTTGQHPGGIIVVPRDQEIYSFTPVQRPANDMETKIITTHFDYHSIDHNLLKLDILGHDDPTMIRMLEDITGLDATTIKLDNKEVMSLFESTKVLKIKPEDIGGCTLGSLGIPEFGTEFVIQMLLDTKPQSFSDLVRISGLSHGTDVWLNNAQTLIKEGKADISKVISTRDDIMTYLINQGMDKELSFTIMESVRKGKGLKPEWEEAMLEAHVPDWYIWSCKQIKYMFPKAHAVAYVMMAFRIAYFKVFYPEAYYTAFFSIRASDFDYELMCNGKDRLDSHIEDYKRRSNDLSKKEKDTLKDMKVVQEMYARGIKFVPIDLYKVKSKHFQIFDEGIMPSLSAIQGLGEKAAENIVKAREDGIFLSIDDFRQRTKVSKTVIEIMKDNNILSDLPESNQLSLFG; this is encoded by the coding sequence ATGAATAGAACATTTAATGCGGTATTTAGTAATATTAGATTAAATGAAAATATGGATTTTTATTTTGGGGATACTGTTGTTGAGAAGGTGGCGCTTAATAAGGATAAGAATGTTTTGAGGGTGTATGTTCTTAGTCAAAGGTTGATACATAGAAATTTTATTGTTGAGATGGAAGGGATTTTAAGCAATCATTTAGACAATACCAATGATATTGATTTTAAAATTAGTGAGCGTTATGAGTTATCGGATCAGTATACGCCTAATAAGATTATCTCTTTATATACGGATAGTCTTCTTTGTGAGCTTAAAGAAATGAGTCCTGTTTGTTATGGGATTTTAAGGAAAGCAAAGTGGCAACTTAAGAACAATAGTATTGTTATAGAGGTTAAGAACAATCCTATTGTTAGATTGAAGGAAAAAGAGTTAATTTCTTTTGTTGAGAATGTATATAATGAAAGATTTGGTTTGGGTTTGAATGTTTTATTTGTATATGACAGTGTTACCGAGGAAGAAAAAAGCTCTTATGATCAGGTAAAGAAAAATATTGAATTAGAGTATGTACAGAAGGTAATGGCAGAGTCTAGTGTACGGGAAGAAACAGTGGAATTAGTAACGCCAAAAGAAGAGACAAAACAAAGCCCTAAGCAAAAAAATGCAGATCCTGATTTGATTTATGGTAAAGCTTTTGAAGGGGATACAATAAAAATAAAAGAGATAGAGCAAGAAATGGGTGAAGTAATCATCCGTGGAAGTATTATATCTTTTGAAGCTCGAGCCATTAAAAACGATAAGTATATCGTTGCTATTGATATAACCGACTATGAAGACTCTATAACTGTAAAAGTTTTTGTTACTACAGAGCAGTTTGAAGCTTCTTTTAAAGATGAAGTTAAAGTAGGGGCAACTATTAAGGTTAAAGGAATTGCTCAGTATGATACTTTTTCTAAAGAAATCGTTGTTATGGCAAGGAATATGAGAAAGATACCCTCGTTTAAAGTCAATCGTGTAGATGGAAGAGATTTAAAACGTGTTGAACTACATGCCCATACCATGATGAGTGATATGGATGCAGTTGTAAGTGGTAAAGATTTAATTAAAAGAGCCATTTCCTGGGGCCACGAAGCTATTGCCATAACAGATCATGGTGTTGTGCAGGCATTCCCTGAAGTTTATAAAGCTGCAGGTGATGATATAAAAGTGATTTATGGTGTTGAAGCTTACATTGTTGATGACTTGAAGGATATCGTTAAAAACAGTAAAAATCAAAGTTTAGATGATACCTATGTTGTTTTTGATATTGAAACAACAGGATTTTTACCTGGTAAAGATAAAGTGACGGAAATTGGCGCAGTAAAAATTAATAATGGTATGATTGTTGATTATTATAGCTCTTTTGTAAATCCAGAACAACCTATTCCTCCTGAAATAGAAAAATTAACGGGAATTTCTGATTTTATGGTACAAGATGCTCCTAAAATTGAGGAGGTATTACCTGGGTTTATTGACTTTATAGGTGATAGTGTTGTTGTGGCTCATAATGCAGATTTTGATATGAGTTTTATCAACTATTTTGCATCAGAATTAAATTACAACTTAGATGTAACAGTTCTTGATACAGTAATGATGGCAAGAATGTTACTCCCTAAATTGAATCGATATAAGTTAAATACCATTGCTAAAGAATTAAATATTAAACTAGACAACCATCATAGAGCTGTAGATGATGCAAAAGCAACTGCAGAGATTTTTCTAAATTTTTTAGTTAGGTTAAAAGAGAGAGAGATTTTCACACTAGATAAGCTAAATGAAGAGCTAACAATGACGCCTGAGGATATAAAAAAACTACCAACATACCATGGGATTATACTTACCCAAAATAGGACAGGATTAAAAAATCTTTATAAGTTAATTTCTTTGTCCCATATTGACTACTTTAAGCGTAGACCAAGAATACCAAAGAGTGTTTTTATGGAGAACAGGGAAGGTCTTTTAATTGGAAGTGCTTGTGAAGCAGGAGAATTGTATCAAGCCATACTTCGTCAAAGTCCAAGAGAAGAAATTATAAGCATTGTAAAGTTTTATGATTATCTTGAAATTCAACCGATTGGTAACAACGCATTTATGGTGAAAAGTGAAAAGATAAATATTAACTCCTATGATGAATTAAAAGATATAGCAAAAGAAATTGTTTCTCTTGGGGAAGAGTTTAATAAACCTGTTGTGGCAACTTGTGATGTCCATTTCTTAGATCCTGAGGATGAAGTATATAGAAGAATTGTAATGGCTGCAAAAGGCTTTTCAGATGCAGATGACCAAGCACCCCTATACTTTAGAACAACAGAAGAAATGTTAGAAGAGTTTAGTTTTTTAGGCAAAGAAAAAGCAGAAGAAGTGGTTATACATAATACAAAAAAGGTTGCAGGTATGATAGAAAAAATTGCACCAGTATTACCTGATAAGTATCCACCGGTTATAGAAGGTTCTGATGAAGAACTAAGAAAAATTTGCTATGAAAAGGCAAGGTCATTATATGGAGAAGAATTGCCTGAGCCAGTTGTCAGTCGTTTAGAGAGAGAATTGAATTCTATTATCTCTAATGGTTTTGCTGTGATGTATATTATTTCTCAAAAACTCGTTTGGAAATCATTAGAAGATGGCTATCTAGTAGGTTCTAGGGGGTCGGTAGGTTCCTCCTTTGCTGCAACTATGGCAGGAATAACAGAGGTTAATCCGTTAGCAGCCCATTATATTTGTCCAGAATGTAAATTCTCTGACTTTGATTCAGAAGAGGTAAAACAACATTCAGGAAATTCAGGGTGTGACTTACCCGATAAGGACTGCCCTAAGTGCGGTACCCTTTTAGTAAAAGAAGGTCATGACATACCATTTGAAACTTTTTTAGGGTTCAAAGGGAATAAAGAGCCAGATATTGACTTAAATTTCTCAGGAGAATATCAAAGTAAGGCTCATCAGTATACAGAAGTATTATTTGGCGAAGGTCATGTTTTTAGGGCAGGAACCATAGGGACTTTGGCAGAAAAAACAGCCTATGGCTTTGTTAAAAAATATTACGATGAAAGAGAACTACAAGTAAAAAATGCAGAAATCAATCGTTTGGTTAGCAGATGTACGGGTATTAGAAGAACAACAGGTCAGCATCCAGGTGGTATAATCGTTGTTCCGAGAGATCAAGAGATTTATTCTTTTACACCAGTACAAAGACCTGCTAATGATATGGAAACAAAAATCATTACAACTCATTTTGATTATCACTCTATTGACCATAATCTTCTAAAACTAGATATTCTAGGTCACGACGATCCTACTATGATAAGGATGTTAGAGGATATAACAGGATTAGATGCAACCACCATTAAGCTAGATAATAAAGAGGTAATGTCTTTGTTTGAAAGTACTAAAGTCTTAAAAATTAAGCCAGAAGATATAGGTGGGTGTACGCTTGGGTCATTGGGAATTCCTGAGTTTGGAACTGAGTTTGTTATTCAGATGCTATTAGATACAAAACCTCAAAGCTTTTCTGATTTGGTCCGCATATCAGGGTTATCCCATGGAACGGATGTATGGCTTAATAATGCACAAACATTAATAAAAGAAGGTAAGGCAGATATCTCAAAAGTTATTTCGACTCGTGATGATATTATGACATACTTGATTAACCAAGGTATGGACAAAGAGTTATCATTTACCATTATGGAAAGTGTTCGTAAAGGTAAAGGCTTAAAACCAGAATGGGAAGAAGCTATGTTAGAAGCCCATGTGCCTGACTGGTATATTTGGTCTTGTAAACAAATTAAATATATGTTCCCTAAAGCCCATGCCGTTGCATATGTAATGATGGCCTTTAGAATTGCTTATTTTAAAGTATTTTATCCAGAAGCATATTATACAGCATTTTTTAGCATAAGAGCTTCTGATTTTGATTATGAATTAATGTGTAATGGCAAAGATAGATTGGATAGTCATATTGAAGACTACAAAAGAAGAAGTAATGATCTATCTAAAAAGGAAAAAGACACATTAAAAGATATGAAAGTTGTTCAAGAAATGTATGCTAGAGGTATAAAGTTTGTACCAATAGATTTATACAAAGTAAAATCAAAGCACTTTCAAATATTTGATGAAGGCATTATGCCTTCCCTTAGTGCCATTCAAGGTTTAGGAGAAAAGGCTGCTGAAAACATTGTAAAAGCTAGAGAAGATGGTATCTTTTTATCTATAGATGATTTTAGACAACGAACAAAAGTAAGTAAAACCGTTATTGAGATAATGAAGGATAATAATATATTATCGGATTTACCAGAATCTAATCAATTGTCTTTGTTTGGGTAA
- a CDS encoding SDR family oxidoreductase, whose translation MKSTVIITGGAQGIGKAVSLLLAKNNYNVISLDNDFEAVSQLNDEKNNMSIKGVVCDIIDETALTKTINELKIQEMNIIALINNAGISINKPISQLTLEEWNKVIGTNLTSVFLMSKLLEKELRDSKGSIINIASTRAFMSEANTEAYSASKGGIVALTHALAVSLGPAIRVNCISPGWIDVTSYKKKSINMNQVELSKEDHSQHPVGRVGNPFDIGEMVLFLIEKGGFITGENFIIDGGMTKKMIYV comes from the coding sequence ATGAAAAGTACAGTTATTATTACAGGTGGGGCCCAAGGTATAGGAAAAGCAGTATCCTTACTTCTAGCAAAAAACAATTACAATGTTATTTCTTTAGATAATGATTTTGAAGCAGTTAGTCAACTTAACGATGAAAAAAACAATATGAGTATTAAAGGTGTTGTCTGCGATATTATAGATGAGACGGCATTAACAAAAACAATTAATGAGCTAAAAATACAGGAAATGAATATTATAGCTTTAATTAATAATGCAGGTATTTCAATAAATAAACCCATATCTCAACTAACACTAGAAGAATGGAATAAAGTAATTGGAACAAATTTAACAAGTGTGTTTTTAATGTCTAAGTTATTAGAAAAAGAATTAAGAGATTCAAAAGGATCTATTATAAACATTGCTTCTACTAGAGCTTTTATGTCTGAAGCAAATACGGAAGCTTATTCTGCTTCAAAAGGTGGGATTGTTGCATTAACCCATGCTTTAGCAGTCAGTTTAGGTCCGGCTATAAGAGTAAATTGCATTAGTCCAGGTTGGATTGATGTAACATCTTATAAGAAAAAATCTATTAATATGAATCAAGTAGAATTAAGCAAAGAAGATCATAGTCAACATCCTGTTGGAAGAGTAGGAAATCCTTTTGATATTGGTGAAATGGTTTTGTTTTTAATTGAAAAAGGTGGATTTATTACAGGAGAAAATTTTATTATTGATGGTGGAATGACTAAAAAAATGATTTATGTGTAA
- the rimP gene encoding ribosome maturation factor RimP, whose translation MSVKDNIEEKTTGLLEPIIEANNFELVDVEYVKEGSNWYLRAFIDKEGGITIDDCELVSRALEAKLDEKEFIPVQYILEVSSPGLDRPLKKEKDFQRSIDKLIELKLYKAVDKQKEFIGILREYDKDTIKVELDNNELVEFNRSDIALIRLAIVF comes from the coding sequence ATGTCAGTAAAGGATAATATTGAAGAAAAAACAACAGGACTATTAGAACCTATAATAGAGGCGAACAACTTTGAATTAGTAGATGTAGAGTACGTAAAAGAAGGCTCTAATTGGTATTTAAGAGCATTTATTGATAAAGAAGGAGGCATTACTATTGACGATTGCGAACTTGTAAGTAGAGCTCTTGAAGCAAAACTAGATGAAAAAGAATTCATTCCTGTTCAATATATTTTAGAAGTAAGTTCTCCAGGGTTAGATAGACCACTAAAAAAAGAAAAAGACTTCCAAAGAAGTATTGATAAATTAATCGAGTTAAAATTATATAAAGCTGTAGACAAACAAAAAGAATTTATTGGCATATTAAGAGAATATGATAAAGATACTATTAAAGTTGAATTAGATAATAATGAATTAGTCGAATTTAACCGTTCTGATATTGCTTTAATACGTTTAGCAATTGTATTTTAA